The following are encoded in a window of Megalops cyprinoides isolate fMegCyp1 chromosome 16, fMegCyp1.pri, whole genome shotgun sequence genomic DNA:
- the LOC118791408 gene encoding glutamine--fructose-6-phosphate aminotransferase [isomerizing] 2-like, which translates to MCGIFAYLNYRVPRTRKEIFETLVKGLQRLEYRGYDSAGIAVDGPKEDVKDDNNNNICLIKKRGKVKALDEELYKKDALDLDKAFETHFGLAHTRWATHGEPSAVNSHPHRSDKNNEFVVIHNGIITNYKELKKYLTLKGYEFESETDTEVIPKLIKYVYDNREREDVSFSTLVERVIQQLEGAFALVFKSIHFPGEAVATRRGSPLLIGVRSKYELSTEHIPIQYNCGHFKEGVQEKNSRNRSDSTTALHSVGDGKAVEYYFASDASAIIEHTNKVIYLEDDDIAAVAEGKLSLHRISRLAGEDPVRAIQTLQMELQQIMKGNFKAFMQKEIFEQPESVFNTMRGRICFETSTVVLGGLKDHLKEIKRCRRLIMIGCGTSFHAAVATRQILEELTELPVMVELASDFLDRNTPVFRDDVCFFISQSGETADTLMALRYCKERGALTVGVTNTVGSSISRETDCGVHINAGPEIGVASTKAYTSQFVALIMFGLMMSEDRLSLQKRRMEIINGLRVLPELIKEVLALDEKIKSIADELYQQRSLLVMGRGFNYATCLEGALKIKEITYMHSEGILAGELKHGPLALIDKQMPVIMVIMRDACYTKCHNALQQVTARQGRPIILCCQNDPEIAKNAYKTIELPQTVDCLQGILSVIPLQLMSFHLAVLRGYDVDCPRNLAKSVTVE; encoded by the exons ATGTGTG GGATTTTTGCCTACCTGAATTACCGAGTGCCGAGGACAAGGAAGGAGATATTCGAGACACTGGTGAAGGGACTGCAGCGGTTGGAGTACAGAGGATATGATTCAGCGG gcatcGCAGTGGACGGGCCAAAGGAAGACGTGAAGGAcgacaacaataacaacatctGTCTTATCAAGAAGAGGGGAAAAGTGAAGGCCCTTGATGAGGAGCTCTACA AGAAGGACGCTTTGGACCTGGATAAGGCCTTTGAGACCCACTTCGGCCTCGCTCACACCCGCTGGGCGACGCACGGGGAGCCCAGCGCCGTCAACAGTCACCCCCACCGCTCGGACAAGAACAACG AATTTGTTGTGATCCACAATGGCATCATCACTAACTACAAGGAGCTGAAGAAGTACCTG ACCTTAAAAGGGTACGAGTTTGAGTCCGAAACGGACACGGAGGTCATCCCCAAGCTCATCAAGTACGTGTACGACAACCGCGAGAGAGAGGACGTGTCCTTCTCAACGCTGGTGGAACGCGTGATTCAGCAGCTG gaGGGGGCTTTTGCGCTGGTTTTCAAAAGCATCCATTTCCCGGGAGAAGCCGTTGCCACCAG GAGAGGCAGTCCTCTGCTCATCGGTGTGCGGAGCAAGTATGAGCTGTCCACAGAGCACATTCCCATCCAGTACAACTGCG GTCACTTCAAAGAGGGTGTGCAGGAGAAGAACAGCCGGAATAGGTCAGACAGCACCACAGCCCTGCACTCTGTGGGGGACGGAAAGGCTGTGGAGTACTACTTTGCCTCTGACGCCAG CGCCATCATTGAGCACACCAACAAGGTGATCTACCTGGAGGACGATGACATCGCGGCGGTGGCAGAGGGCAAGCTGTCGCTGCACCGCATCAGCCGGCTGGCGGGAGAGGACCCCGTGCGGGCCATCCAGACGCTGCAGATGGAGCTCCAGCAGATCATGAAAG GGAACTTCAAGGCCTTCATGCAGAAGGAGATCTTCGAGCAGCCAGAGTCCGTCTTCAACACCATGAGGGGCAGGATCTGCTTTGAAACCAGCACAG TTGTCCTGGGCGGGCTGAAGGACCACCTGAAGGAGATCAAGCGCTGCCGGCGGCTCATCATGATTGGCTGCGGGACGAGCTTTCACGCCGCAGTGGCG ACCCGGCAAATCCTCGAGGAGCTGACCGAGCTGCCGGTCATGGTGGAGCTGGCCAGCGACTTCCTGGACCGCAACACGCCTGTCTTCAGGGATGATGTCTGCTTTttcatcagccaatcag ggGAGACCGCCGACACCCTGATGGCACTGCGTTACTGTAAGGAACGAGGCGCGCTGACCGTGGGCGTGACCAACACCGTGGGCAGCTCCATCTCCCGCGAAACCGACTGCGGGGTCCACATTAACGCGGGGCCTGAGATCGGCGTGGCCAGCACCAAG gCCTACACCAGCCAGTTTGTGGCCCTCATCATGTTTGGTCTGATGATGAGTGAGGATCggctctctctgcagaagagGAGAATGGAGATCATTAACGGACTCAGGGTACTGCCAG AGCTCATAAAGGAGGTTCTGGCCCTGGATGAGAAGATCAAGAGCATTGCAGATGAGCTCTACCAGCAGCGGTCACTCTTAGTGATGGGGCGTGGCTTCAACTACGCCACCTGCCTGGAGGGGGCGCTG AAAATCAAGGAGATCACGTACATGCATTCTGAGGGCATCCTGGCGGGGGAGCTGAAGCACGGCCCGCTGGCCTTGATTGACAAGCAGATGCCGGTCATTATGGTCATCATGAGGGATGCCTGCTACACCAAGTgtcacaatgcactgcagcaggTCACTGCCagacag GGCCGGCCCATCATCCTTTGCTGCCAGAATGACCCGGAGATCGCCAAGAACGCGTACAAGACCATCGAGCTGCCGCAGACGGTGGACTGCCTCCAGGGCATTCTCAGCGTCATCCCCCTGCAGCTGATGTCCTTCCACCTGGCCGTGCTGCGAGGATACGAC GTTGACTGCCCCAGGAATCTCGCCAAATCTGTGACTGTAGAGTGA
- the LOC118790626 gene encoding mitogen-activated protein kinase 9-like isoform X2 — protein sequence MSEGDSQFYSVQVGDSTFTVLKRYRQLRAIGSGAQGIVCSALDTVLGIPVAVKKLSRPFQNQTHAKRAYRELVLLKCVNHKNIIRLINVFTPQKSLEEFQDLYLVMELMDASLCQVIHMDLDHERMSYLLYQILCGIRHLHSAGIIHRDLKPSNIVVKSDCTLKILDFGLARTACTNFMMTPYVVTRYYRAPEVILGMKYKENVDLWSVGCIMAEMILHKILFPGKDYIDQWNKVIEVLGTPSLEFMNRLMETVRNYVMNKPQYPGVNFTELFPDWAFPCDSEHDKLKTSQARDLLSKMLVIDPECRISVQEALNHPYIHVWYDPSEADAPPPQISDKQLEEREHSIEQWKELIYEEVMDWEERSKNGVMKEDCADAAVNSSATPSQSSSINDISSMSTEQTLASDTDSSSIEALTGTLEECQ from the exons ATGAGTGAGGGGGACAGCCAGTTCTACAGCGTCCAGGTGGGCGACTCCACCTTCACTGTGCTGAAACGCTACCGGCAGCTCCGGGCCATCGGATCCGGTGCCCAGGGCATTGTGTG ctccgCTCTCGACACCGTTCTGGGCATCCCCGTGGCGGTGAAAAAGCTGAGCCGGCCGTTCCAGAACCAGACCCACGCCAAGCGGGCCTACAGAGAGCTGGTGCTGCTCAAATGCGTCAACCACAAAAAT ATTATTAGGTTGATCAATGTCTTCACACCACAGAAGTCTCTGGAGGAGTTCCAGGATCT GTATCTGGTAATGGAGCTTATGGACGCCAGCCTGTGTCAGGTGATCCACATGGACCTGGACCATGAGAGGATGTCTTACCTGCTGTACCAGATTCTGTGTGGCATCCGACACCTGCACTCGGCAGGCATCATCCACAGG GACCTGAAGCCCAGTAACATCGTGGTGAAGTCAGACTGTACGCTGAAGATCCTGGACTTCGGGCTGGCCAGGACAGCCTGTACCAATTTCATGATGACGCCCTACGTGGTGACCCGCTACTACAGGGCCCCCGAGGTCATTCTGGGAATGAAGTACAAGGAGAACG TGGATCTGTGGTCGGTTGGCTGCATTATGGCCGAAATGATTCTCCACAAAATCCTGTTCCCTGGAAAGGACT ATATCGACCAGTGGAATAAGGTGATTGAGGTCCTGGGCACGCCCTCGCTGGAGTTCATGAACCGCCTGATGGAGACTGTCAGGAACTACGTGATGAACAAGCCGCAGTACCCAGGGGTCAACTTCACCGAGCTCTTCCCCGACTGGGCTTTCCCTTGCGATTCGGAGCATGACAAGCTCAAGA CCAGTCAAGCTCGGGACTTGCTTTCCAAAATGCTGGTGATCGACCCTGAATGCCGGATATCTGTGCAGGAGGCCCTGAATCACCCCTATATCCACGTGTGGTACGACCCCAGTGAAGCTGACGCG ccaCCTCCCCAGATCTCAGacaagcagctggaggagagggagcacaGCATTGAGCAGTGGAAAG agCTGATCTATGAAGAAGTCATGGACTGGGAAGAGAGGAGTAAGAATGGAGTGATGAAAGAAGACTGTGCTG ACGCAGCTGTGAACAGCAGCGCCACTCCCTCCCAGTCGTCCTCCATCAACGACATTTCGTCCATGTCCACGGAGCAGACGCTGGcctctgacacagacagcagcagcatcgAGGCCCTGACAGGGACCCTAGAGGAGTGCCAGTGA
- the LOC118790626 gene encoding mitogen-activated protein kinase 9-like isoform X1: protein MSEGDSQFYSVQVGDSTFTVLKRYRQLRAIGSGAQGIVCSALDTVLGIPVAVKKLSRPFQNQTHAKRAYRELVLLKCVNHKNIIRLINVFTPQKSLEEFQDLYLVMELMDASLCQVIHMDLDHERMSYLLYQILCGIRHLHSAGIIHRDLKPSNIVVKSDCTLKILDFGLARTACTNFMMTPYVVTRYYRAPEVILGMKYKENVDIWSVGCIMGEMVKGSVIFQGTDHIDQWNKVIEVLGTPSLEFMNRLMETVRNYVMNKPQYPGVNFTELFPDWAFPCDSEHDKLKTSQARDLLSKMLVIDPECRISVQEALNHPYIHVWYDPSEADAPPPQISDKQLEEREHSIEQWKELIYEEVMDWEERSKNGVMKEDCADAAVNSSATPSQSSSINDISSMSTEQTLASDTDSSSIEALTGTLEECQ from the exons ATGAGTGAGGGGGACAGCCAGTTCTACAGCGTCCAGGTGGGCGACTCCACCTTCACTGTGCTGAAACGCTACCGGCAGCTCCGGGCCATCGGATCCGGTGCCCAGGGCATTGTGTG ctccgCTCTCGACACCGTTCTGGGCATCCCCGTGGCGGTGAAAAAGCTGAGCCGGCCGTTCCAGAACCAGACCCACGCCAAGCGGGCCTACAGAGAGCTGGTGCTGCTCAAATGCGTCAACCACAAAAAT ATTATTAGGTTGATCAATGTCTTCACACCACAGAAGTCTCTGGAGGAGTTCCAGGATCT GTATCTGGTAATGGAGCTTATGGACGCCAGCCTGTGTCAGGTGATCCACATGGACCTGGACCATGAGAGGATGTCTTACCTGCTGTACCAGATTCTGTGTGGCATCCGACACCTGCACTCGGCAGGCATCATCCACAGG GACCTGAAGCCCAGTAACATCGTGGTGAAGTCAGACTGTACGCTGAAGATCCTGGACTTCGGGCTGGCCAGGACAGCCTGTACCAATTTCATGATGACGCCCTACGTGGTGACCCGCTACTACAGGGCCCCCGAGGTCATTCTGGGAATGAAGTACAAGGAGAACG TGGACATCTGGTCTGTGGGCTGCATCATGGGCGAGATGGTGAAGGGCAGCGTCATCTTCCAGGGCACAGATC ATATCGACCAGTGGAATAAGGTGATTGAGGTCCTGGGCACGCCCTCGCTGGAGTTCATGAACCGCCTGATGGAGACTGTCAGGAACTACGTGATGAACAAGCCGCAGTACCCAGGGGTCAACTTCACCGAGCTCTTCCCCGACTGGGCTTTCCCTTGCGATTCGGAGCATGACAAGCTCAAGA CCAGTCAAGCTCGGGACTTGCTTTCCAAAATGCTGGTGATCGACCCTGAATGCCGGATATCTGTGCAGGAGGCCCTGAATCACCCCTATATCCACGTGTGGTACGACCCCAGTGAAGCTGACGCG ccaCCTCCCCAGATCTCAGacaagcagctggaggagagggagcacaGCATTGAGCAGTGGAAAG agCTGATCTATGAAGAAGTCATGGACTGGGAAGAGAGGAGTAAGAATGGAGTGATGAAAGAAGACTGTGCTG ACGCAGCTGTGAACAGCAGCGCCACTCCCTCCCAGTCGTCCTCCATCAACGACATTTCGTCCATGTCCACGGAGCAGACGCTGGcctctgacacagacagcagcagcatcgAGGCCCTGACAGGGACCCTAGAGGAGTGCCAGTGA
- the LOC118790626 gene encoding mitogen-activated protein kinase 9-like isoform X3, with the protein MSEGDSQFYSVQVGDSTFTVLKRYRQLRAIGSGAQGIVCSALDTVLGIPVAVKKLSRPFQNQTHAKRAYRELVLLKCVNHKNIIRLINVFTPQKSLEEFQDLYLVMELMDASLCQVIHMDLDHERMSYLLYQILCGIRHLHSAGIIHRDLKPSNIVVKSDCTLKILDFGLARTACTNFMMTPYVVTRYYRAPEVILGMKYKENVDLWSVGCIMAEMILHKILFPGKDCILLTARGLLPSHS; encoded by the exons ATGAGTGAGGGGGACAGCCAGTTCTACAGCGTCCAGGTGGGCGACTCCACCTTCACTGTGCTGAAACGCTACCGGCAGCTCCGGGCCATCGGATCCGGTGCCCAGGGCATTGTGTG ctccgCTCTCGACACCGTTCTGGGCATCCCCGTGGCGGTGAAAAAGCTGAGCCGGCCGTTCCAGAACCAGACCCACGCCAAGCGGGCCTACAGAGAGCTGGTGCTGCTCAAATGCGTCAACCACAAAAAT ATTATTAGGTTGATCAATGTCTTCACACCACAGAAGTCTCTGGAGGAGTTCCAGGATCT GTATCTGGTAATGGAGCTTATGGACGCCAGCCTGTGTCAGGTGATCCACATGGACCTGGACCATGAGAGGATGTCTTACCTGCTGTACCAGATTCTGTGTGGCATCCGACACCTGCACTCGGCAGGCATCATCCACAGG GACCTGAAGCCCAGTAACATCGTGGTGAAGTCAGACTGTACGCTGAAGATCCTGGACTTCGGGCTGGCCAGGACAGCCTGTACCAATTTCATGATGACGCCCTACGTGGTGACCCGCTACTACAGGGCCCCCGAGGTCATTCTGGGAATGAAGTACAAGGAGAACG TGGATCTGTGGTCGGTTGGCTGCATTATGGCCGAAATGATTCTCCACAAAATCCTGTTCCCTGGAAAGGACTGTATCCTTCTGACTGCGCGTGGACTCCTGCCGTCACACAGCTGA